One window from the genome of Osmerus mordax isolate fOsmMor3 chromosome 19, fOsmMor3.pri, whole genome shotgun sequence encodes:
- the zzef1 gene encoding LOW QUALITY PROTEIN: zinc finger ZZ-type and EF-hand domain-containing protein 1 (The sequence of the model RefSeq protein was modified relative to this genomic sequence to represent the inferred CDS: deleted 1 base in 1 codon): MGNAESGCGVGSGDEEDVETESPGFAEGSPASAATGVGVGSGGGSGSGRSGRGSNNPPVPGCGPPTPGVLLEQVKLREAAARISDSGVAIPESVLSGNEGVLVRWLEDRLSRGEESVNVEQFCEMLESRDAPRDECEEAFGQFDAEGDGVVDVENMLMALKNSNGANLQGELSHVIRQLQACSLTPGFVDIFSKSKDRLGAHASKILKFLHRNRIPSSAIPFPVLEGYNSICTMRSTVVQDFLEFLLQKEKDLDIQYRAELNRDPEVDKVKVVTQCYSFIEASSNAVDIYKMTNGETVSFWQSDGSARSHWIRLKMKPDVVLRRLAISVASNDHSYMPQLVSVAVGKTRRSLQEIRDIRIPSNVTGYVALLENANITHPYIQINIKRCLSDGCDTRIHGLKTLGYQITKSKEVSVSDASAIWYLSLLTSLVTASMETNPVLAQTVLQSTQKALQHMPPLSLTPSSTEFPKFFSMNILEEVDGFLLRIADCCVTPDAELTLLAFALARGSVAKVLQSLSGISVHLQADYRASPLISSMASVRLRLFYRNGKALQLHLQACDVKGKEEKSGPENMLTEPSTGDGFLTESGRKRASVILSTEDQSTFQVTQMKIKVRKGAIGARCGLVFAYNEGDTFDAEKHFKRFKKFDSWDYKDYKEFVQDNMRIPAQAEDEPIGWFELEEDWNDVEIKLQQCRVAKFLMVKFLCARQDSAERLGVQSVSFSGYLCPGAEKLDDLDDLTPQGDGSEGDTVTGLTLLKKTLFFIQQLTREMDVSLFKQKFLLDFSGLNLTLFWNFYNKLREIEGEEVMKSRVLLLQLLQNCFLVLPSPPESRGPGEGPGEGQGEGQGEGQGPEVEPAAAACASTSSSSDPDSSRAVWELYTHLCSIVDGPKMEGSVEKSLRKEAVKAILNGAAIFFPDKHSRRDKLFNMMKNITEEDQLESVKLTFESLCNYFSDQDPSGLLLLPPKGAPADFDISPILTVMETLLLVATRECEVMMVDVKGGASRTVLLSLFWALQGSLLSWCFLQLKAGSASTASDLARDILVKYVSQFLGSAKAVLGGLLERHSGAEITEKLSRSILAITTRQLMIFLLELCSLDIPHSTLLRNFSTLVELLKHLSSDTGDIFSKVDLESCQQPQQPVVLRTWNMESTHNYENSRHETTIFACPGATSFELEFDERCETEKRYDYLEFTDARGGKVRYDMKVGTEKWPKKVTFEAGPQLQFLFHSDSSNNEWGYKFTVVAHGLPDITVSWMSDLQLLVARLMGRLASRTMALKSPHEIRSIKELPSGKMAHVLSSPLWKPVFRHGLCSRPKEGTPALPNAQPDAKSWQAADFVCFLEDYARWNPSQDATDSRTELMKSLMLACKKQPVRNEIGGGSKVDQAVNAIWAAMVYHTPALHHALRTYVTQGGQSCLNDEFVQVYSLAEGIKTWMLEMKQRYLVSKMNVPEERNDGQGEVTMESLAEVCIEKSLLLFRFTPSGAAGRDSDWLRPAEGSVTPLLRSGSISEGDFQPSPPVGPQAQAAGPEVASEPRAADQDQAQAPRVQTQVSTTSDAGSGPNSLGLRGSTESLSSQQGEPASPSTFARRVPFSRGRLRLLSFRSVEELSPPPSVRERFTVLKHVLHFMKAQTLTTASVLQTLSLNKAQALSVCKVLETVQQCLLSLGKPHLFQAPCILFLQELLACQKDFTSYFSQLSGSGQELREEVRRSYHRLVLMLVEAVQGFSGLHEKALLPALSCVQTCLLHLLDMSWEVQDLALFQQIKLPDLLLNMSQDNISVHDIAISQWTEEDEITDYKKNRDWMDECVDGMFEKWYDKIDEEGSMEDRRKMHMFIARYCDLLNVVISCDGCERMAPWHRYRCLQCMDMDLCKTCFLSGAKPEGHEDDHEMVNMEYACDHCQGLIVGSRINCNVCEDFDLCFGCYHAKKYPDSHLPTHRITVYPMVTIRISDRHRLIQPYIHNYSWLLFAALALYTSDLSSDCQQQGQPLEAASLTQASVLQSRCSQLITECLLKGQTGKALRSSALLSLLSSNESASESELCPASPESSQELSTTTDTSSLPLSTAATCSPPPPRDRSKKRGKENRDEKRGKENNEKKVESPPAGVELSSPTEGKKRLVTQDTLDSSSLSQTPSVSSEGTLSPVVRAPESGSDTVASPACVDVKERDEKLAKGPLQEHVFAECSRERILGLLAAMLPPAKPAATLSLSSLSPILPQLFRVVISNAGCLDETYHLTLGLLGQLMLRIPPLEADAAVTEALADKYELLAQGEGTAADTPGWKTTQLLFCLGAVCLDSRIGLDWACSVADILRSLNACPEWSVVIAAFTDHCIQQLPHTLKRTNLFTLLVLVGFPEVLCMGTQSVFIDNANEQHHMILLKHFTEKNHAAVVDVKTRKRKTVKDYQLIQPQDSITAAVPPDQAEAQGAPQTQLRRYLTNFTSIISHLLQSGLDFNAPEAVEASWVLSLALKGLYNTLKKHGVEQTQEAIQQSGLTQLLVRKCSKGTGFSKLWLLRDLEILSIMLYSSKREIHSMAQDSEREEREPDKEHDSDHSSCCTDDPDPNRPDPLEGLDEETKLCFQITHDALNAPLHILRAMYELQMKRTDSFFLEVQKRFDGDVIKTDETIRALAQKWQPARRPRSEEKSTKAVDTDMIVVPCVSKPSHCEKATEETNVVTQKLITNSESDLQLSYAKQRRTKSSALLHKELDARSNRAVRQYLVKVNQAIATLYARHVLASLLADWPQGAALSEEALELSGASHMAYILDMLMQLEEKLLWERILQKVLKGCSQGMLGSLSLTACQFMEEPGMAVQVRESKHPYDNNTNFEDKVHIPGAIYLSVKFDSRCYTEDGCDELVMASSSDFLQDLHNFSGSPHKWSDFEIPGDTLHYRFISDMSNTEWGYKFTVTGGHRGRFQTGFEILKQMLADDQVLGHLPLADIWEWQVGVACRQTGNQRLKAIHLLLRLLQCQSQKGCELALLKPLWQLFMSMESGLSQDPTSITVLLPLHRALTELFFIAEARAVEQGILQEYLQAMTTNEQLVNHTVLALKNIAAISLAISYPNKSTTLLNMSP; the protein is encoded by the exons ATGGGAAACGCTGAGAGCGGCTGCGGAGTTGGTAGTGGTGACGAGGAAGATGTCGAAACAGAAAGCCCGGGGTTTGCGGAAGGTAGTCCGGCCTCTGCGGCCACAGGCGTCGGCGTGGGAAGTGGTGGAGGCTCCGGTTCAGGAAGAAGTGGAAGAGGATCAAATAACCCTCCAGTGCCGGGCTGCGGACCACCCACCCCTGGAGTTCTTTTAGAACAAGTCAAACTGAGAGAGGCTGCGGCCCGCATTAGCGATTCGGGGGTCGCCATTCCAGAGTCAGTGCTTTCCGGGAACGAGGGCGTCTTGGTACGATGGCTAGAGGACCGGCTGAGCCGGGGAGAGGAGTCGGTTAATGTTGAACAATTTTGCGAAATGCTGGAGAGCAGAGACGCCCCGCGAGATGAGTGCGAAGAG GCCTTTGGCCAGTTTGACGCCGAGGGAGATGGTGTTGTGGACGTGGAGAACATGTTGATGGCTTTAAAGAACTCCAACGGAGCCAATCTGCAGGGAGAACTGAGTCATGTGATCAGACAACTCCAGGCCTGCTCTCTTACCCCAG GATTTGTCGACATATTCTCCAAGTCCAAAGATCGGTTAGGGGCGCACGCCTCAAAGATCCTGAAATTCCTCCACAGGAATCGTATCCCCAGCAGTGCCATCCCCTTCCCCGTGCTGGAGGGCTACAACAGCATCTGCACCATGAGGTCCACCGTGGTGCAGGACTTCCTGGAGTTCCTCCTCCAGAAAGAGAAAG aTTTAGACATCCAGTACAGAGCGGAGTTGAACCGTGATCCGGAGGTGGACAAGGTCAAGGTGGTCACTCAGTGCTACAGCTTCATAGAGGCTTCGTCGAACGCGGTCGACATTTACAAGATGACGAACGGGGAGACGGTGTCGTTCTGGCAGTCGGACGGAAGCGCACGCTCCCACTGGATACG GTTGAAGATGAAGCCTGACGTGGTCCTGAGGCGCCTGGCCATCTCCGTGGCCTCCAACGACCACAGCTACATGCCCCAGCTGGTGTCCGTGGCCGTGGGCAAGACCCGGCGCTCGCTGCAGGAGATCAGGGACATCCGCATCCCCAGCAACGTGACGGGCTACGTGGCCCTCCTGGAGAACGCCAACATCACACACCCCT ACATCCAGATCAACATCAAGCGTTGCCTGAGCGACGGCTGCGACACGCGCATCCACGGCCTGAAGACACTGGGCTACCAGATCACCAAGAGCAAGGAGGTGTCTGTGTCCGACGCCTCGGCCATCTGGTACctgtccctcctcacctccctggtGACGGCCTCCATGGAGACCAACCCTGTCCTGGCCCAGACCGTCCTCCAGAGCACACA aaAAGCCTTACAGCACATGCCGCCGCTGTCCCTGACGCCATCTTCCACCGAGTTCCCCAAGTTCTTCTCCATGAACatcctggaggaggtggacggCTTTCTCCTCAGGATAGCTGA CTGCTGTGTGACCCCTGATGCTGAGTTGACCCTGCTGGCCTTTGCCCTGGCCAGGGGCAGTGTGGCCAAAGTGCTCCAGTCCCTGTCTGGCATCAGTGTGCACCTCCAGGCGGACTACAGagcctcccccctcatctcctccatggCCTCCGTCAGACTACGCCTGTTCTACCGCAACG GGAAAGCGCTCCAGCTGCACCTGCAGGCCTGCGACGTGAAAGGCAAAGAGGAGAAGTCGGGGCCGGAGAACATGCTGACGGAACCCTCCACCGGAGACG GGTTCCTGACGGAGAGCGGCAGGAAGAGAGCCAGTGTGATCCTGTCCACAGAAGACCAGAGCACCTTCCAGGTCACTCAGATGAAGATCAAA GTACGAAAAGGAGCCATTGGAGCAAGATGCGGCCTTGTGTTTGCCTACAACGAAGGAGACACTTTTGacgctgaaaagcacttcaaacgGTTTAAAAAGTTTGACTCGTGGGACTACAAGGACTATAAGGAATTTGTACAAGACAA CATGAGGATCCCGGCGCAGGCGGAGGACGAGCCCATTGGCTGGTTCGAGCTGGAGGAAGACTGGAACGATGTGGAGATCAAACTGCAGCAGTGCCGCGTTGCAAAG TTCCTGATGGTGAAGTTCCTGTGTGCCAGGCAAGACTCTGCCGAGCGCCTGGGCGTGCAGTCCGTGAGCTTCAGCGGCTACCTGTGCCCGGGGGCGGAGAAGCTGGACGACCTGGATGACCTGACCCCCCAGGGAGACGGCTCTGAGGGCGACACGGTCACGGGCCTCACCCTGCTCAAGAAGACCCTCTTCTTCATCCAGCAGCTCACCCGGGAGATG GATGTGTCCCTGTTCAAGCAGAAGTTCCTCCTGGACTTCAGTGGCCTCAACCTGACCCTGTTCTGGAACTTCTACAACAAACTCAGGGAGAT tgAGGGAGAAGAGGTGATGAAGAGCAGAGTTCTGCTGCTTCAGCTGCTGCAGAACTGTTTCCTGGTCCTGCCCAGCCCTCCGGAGTCCCGGGGCCCGGGGGAGGGCCCgggggagggccagggggagggccagggggagggcCAGGGGCCCGAGGTGGAGCCAGCCGCAGCTGCCTGCGCCTCCACATCCAGCAGCTCTGACCCTGACTCCTCCAGAGCCGTGTGGGAGCTCTACACTCACCTCTGCAGCA TTGTGGACGGTCCTAAGATGGAGGGCTCTGTGGAGAAATCACTGAGGAAGGAGGCAGTGAAGGCTATTCTGAATGGGGCGGCCATCTTCTTCCCTGACAAGCACAGCAGGAGGGATAAACTGTTTAACATGATG AAAAACATCACCGAGGAAGACCAGCTGGAGTCAGTGAAGCTGACGTTTGAGTCTTTATGTAATTACTTCAG CGACCAGGATCCCAGCGGCCTGCTTCTGCTCCCCCCCAAAGGAGCCCCGGCAGACTTCGACATCAGCCCCATCCTGACTGTGATGGAGACCCTGCTACTGGTGGCCACGCGGGAG tgcgAGGTGATGATGGTGGACGTGAAAGGCGGGGCCAGTCGGACGGTGCTGCTGTCTCTGTTCTGGGCGCTGCAGGGCAGCCTACTCTCCTGGTGTTTCCTGCAGCTCAAAGCAGGCTCCGCCAGCACCGCCTCAGACCTGGCCCGGGACATCCTCGTCAAGT acgtGAGTCAGTTCCTGGGCAGCGCCAAAGCCGTGCTGGGCGGCCTTCTCGAGCGCCACAGCGGGGCCGAGATCACGGAGAAGCTGAGCAGATCCATCCTGGCCATCACCACCAGACAGCTG ATGATCTTCCTGCTGGAGCTGTGCTCCCTGGACATCCCTCACTCCACCCTGCTCCGGAACTTCTCTACCCTGGTGGAGCTGCTCAAGCACCTGTCCAGCGACACGGGAGACATCTTCTCCAAG GTGGACCTGGAGAGCTGTCAGCAGCCTCAGCAGCCCGTGGTCCTGAGAACCTGGAACATGGAGTCCACCCACAACTACGAGAACAGCCGCCACGAGACCACCATCTTCGCCTGCCCCGGGGCCACCTCCTTCGAGCTGGAGTTTGACGAGCGCTGCGAGACggagaagag GTACGACTACCTGGAGTTCACAGACGCGCGAGGGGGGAAGGTCCGCTACGACATGAAGGTTGGGACCGAGAAATGGCCCAAG AAGGTGACGTTCGAAGCGGGACCCCAGCTCCAGTTCCTCTTCCACTCCGACAGCAGTAATAACGAGTGGGGCTACAAGTTCACCGTGGTCGCCCACGGCCTGCCCGACATCACCGTGTCCTGGATGTCCGACCTGCAGCTCCTGGTGGCCAGGCTCATGGGACGCCTGGCCTCCAGGACCATGGCCCTCAAATCCCCCCACG AGATTCGCAGTATAAAGGAGCTCCCTTCAGGGAAGATGGCCcatgtcctgtcctctcctctctggaagCCTGTGTTTCGACACGGACTCTGCAGCCGACCCAAGGAAgggacccctgccctccccaaCGCCCAACCTGACGCG AAGTCCTGGCAGGCTGCAGACTTTGTTTGCTTCCTGGAGGACTACGCCCGCTGGAATCCGTCCCAGGATGCAACAGACAGCAGGACGGAGCTGATGAAGTCCCTCATGCTGGCGTGCAAGAAACAGCCGGTGAGGAACGAGATAGGCGGGGGATCAAAGGTGGACCAGGCAGTGAACGCTATCTGGGCAGCCATGGTTtaccacacaccagccctgcacCATGCCCTCAGGACCTACG TGACCCAGGGCGGACAGTCCTGTCTGAATGACGAGTTTGTTCAGGTGTACTCCCTGGCTGAAGGCATCAAAACGTGGATG CTTGAGATGAAGCAGAGGTACCTGGTGAGCAAAATGAACGTTCCGGAAGAGAGGAACGATGGCCAGGGGGAAGTGACCATGGAGTCTCTGG CTGAGGTCTGCATAGAGAAGAGCCTGTTGCTGTTCCGGTTCACCCCCAGCGGAGCAGCAGGGCGGGACAGTGACTGGCTCAGGCCTGCAGAGGGCAGCGtgactcctctcctccgctctggcTCCATATCAGAGGGAGACTTCCAGCCCAGCCCTCCTGTGgggccccaggcccaggcagcGGGCCCCGAGGTGGCCAGTGAGCCCAGAGCGGCAGACCAagaccaggcccaggcccccagGGTCCAGACCCAGGTCTCCACAACCTCCGACGCGGGGTCCGGCCCCAACAGCCTGGGCCTCAGGGGTTCCACCGAGAGCCTGTCCTCCCAGCAAGGGGAGCCCGCCTCGCCCTCCACCTTCGCCCGCAGGGTCCCCTTCAGCCGCGGCCGCCTGCGCCTGCTCTCCTTCCGCTCGGTGGAggag ctctccccccccccctcagtcagGGAGCGCTTCACCGTACTCAAGCACGTCCTCCACTTCATGAAGGCCCAGACACTCACCACCGCTAG TGTTCTCCAGACGCTGTCCCTCAACAAAGCCCAGGCTCTGAGCGTGTGCAAGGTGCTGGAGACGGTGCAGCAGTGTTTACTGTCCCTGGGAAAACCCCACCTCTTCCAGGCCCCCTGCATTCTGTTCCTACAGGAGCTGCTGGCCTGTCAGAAAGACTTCACCAG TTATTTCTCCCAGCTGTCGGGCAGTGGCCAGGAGCTGAGAGAGGAGGTGCGGAGGTCCTACCACCGCCTGGTGCTCATGCTGGTGGAGGCCGTCCAGGGCTTCAGCGGTCTCCACGAGAA GGCCCTACTGCCCGCCCTGTCGTGCGTCCAGACGTGCCTGCTGCACCTGCTGGACATGAGCTGGGAGGTGCAGGACCTGGCCCTGTTCCAGCAGATCAAACTGCCCGACCTCCTGCTCAACATGTCCCAGGACAACATCAGCGTGCACGACATCGCCATCAG tcaGTGGACGGAGGAGGACGAGATCACCGACTACAAGAAGAACCGGGACTGGATGGACGAGTGCGTGGACGGCATGTTCGAGAAGTGGTACGACAAGATCGACGAGGAGGGCTCCATGGAGGACCGGAGGAAG ATGCACATGTTCATCGCGCGCTACTGTGACCTCCTCAACGTGGTCATCTCCTGCGACGGCTGCGAGAGGATGGCGCCCTGGCACCGCTACCGCTGCCTGCAGTGCATGGACATGGACCTGTGCAAGACCTGCTTCCTCA GTGGGGCCAAGCCGGAGGGCCACGAGGACGACCATGAGATGGTGAACATGGAGTACGCATGCGACCACTGCCAGGGCCTGATCGTGGGCAGCAGGATCAACTGTAACGTGTGCGAGGACTTCGACTTGTGCTTCGGGTGCTACCACGCCAAGAAGTACCCCGACAG TCACCTCCCCACCCACCGCATCACAGTCTACCCCATGGTGACCATCCGCATCAGTGACCGCCACCGCCTCATCCAGCCCTACATCCACAACTACTCCTGGCTGCTGTTTGCTGCCCTGGCCCTGTACACCTCGGACCTGAGCAGCGACTGCCAGCAGCAGGGGCAGCCCCTAGAGGCCGCCAGCCTCACCCAGGCCTCCGTCCTGCAGTCACGCTGCTCCCAGCTCATCACAGAGTGCCTGCTGAAGGGACAGACGGGTAAAG CCCTGCGTTCCTCTGCCCTGctgtccctcctgtcctccaacgAGTCGGCGTCCGAGAGCGAGCTGTGCCCCGCCTCGCCGGAGTCCTCCCAGGAGCTCAGCACCACCACCGacacttcctctctgcctctgagcACCGCTGCCACCTGCTCCCCGCCGCCCCCTAGGGACAGG AGTAAAAAGCGAGGGAAGGAGAATCGGGACGAGAAGCGAGGGAAGGAGAATAACGAGAAGAAGGTGGAgtcgccccctgctggtgtgGAGTTGTCCTCTCCCacggaggggaagaagaggctGGTGACCCAGGACACCCTGGACTCCTCCAGCCTGAGCCAGACCCCGTCTGTGTCCAGCGAGGGAACCCTCTCTCCTGTGGTCAGAG CTCCAGAGTCCGGCTCTGACACCGTGGCCTCCCCGGCCTGCGTGGAcgtgaaggagagggatgagaagctGGCCAAGGGGCCCCTCCAGGAGCACGTGTTTGCAGAGTGCTCCAGGGAGAGGATCCTGGGGCTGCTGGCGGCCATGTTGCCCCCTGCCAAACCG gcCGCGACCCTGTCCCTGTCCAGCCTGagtcccatcctcccccagctcttCAGAGTGGTCATCTCCAACGCGGGCTGCCTCGACGAGACCTACCACCTGACCCTGGGCCTGCTGGGGCAGCTGATGCTGCGGATCCCGCCCCTGGAGGCGGACGCCGCCGTCACCGAGGCCCTGGCCGACAAGTACGAGCTGCTCGCCCAGGGGGAGGGGACGGCCGCCGACACGCCCGGCTGGAAGACCACCCAGCTGCTCTTCTGCCTGGGGGCCGTGTGCTTGGACAG TCGTATCGGCCTGGactgggcatgctcagtggCTGACATCCTGCGGAGCCTGAACGCCTGTCCAGAGTGGAGCGTGGTCATCGCCGCCTTCACCGACCACTGTATCCAGCAGCTGCCGCACACACTGAAACGCACCAACCTCTTCACCCTTCTGGTGCTGGTGGGCTTCCCAGAG GTGCTGTGTATGGGCACCCAGTCAGTGTTCATAGACAACGCCAACGAGCAGCACCACATGATCCTGCTCAAGCACTTCACGGAGAAGAACCATGCGGCCGTGGTGGACGTCAAGACGCGCAAGAGGAAgacgg TGAAGGACTACCAGTTGATCCAGCCCCAGGACTCCATCACCGCAGCCGTCCCCCCAGACCAGGCCGAGGCCCAGGGCGCGCCCCAGACCCAGCTCAGACGCTACCTCACCAACTTCACCTCCATCATCAGCCACCTGCTGCAGAGCGGCCTGGACTTCAACGCCCCCGAGGCTGTGGAGGCCAGCTGGGTCCTCTCCCTGGCCCTCAAGGGCCTCTACAACACCCTCAAG AAGCATGGCGTGGAGCAGACCCAGGAGGCCATCCAGCAGTCTGGGCTGACCCAGCTGCTGGTTAGGAAGTGCAGCAAGGGCACGGGCTTCAGCAAGCTGTGGCTGCTCCGCGACCTGGAGATCCTCTCCATCATGCTGTACTCGTCCAAGAGGGAGATCCACTCCATGGCCCAGGACTCTGAGCGCGAGGAGAGGGAGCCGGACAAGGAGCACGACTCGGACCACTCCAGCTGCTGCACGGACGACCCCGACCCCAACCGGCCCGACCCCCTGGAGGGGCTGGACGAGGAGACCAAGCTCTGCTTCCAG ATTACCCACGATGCTTTGAACGCCCCTCTGCACATCCTGCGCGCCATGTACGAGCTCCAGATGAAGAGGACCGACTCGTTCTTCCTGGAGGTGCAGAAGAG GTTCGACGGCGACGTGATCAAGACGGACGAGACCATCCGCGCGCTGGCCCAGAAGTGGCAGCCGGCCAGGCGGCCGCGCTCGGAGGAGAAGAGCACCAAGGCTGTGGACACGGACATGATCGTGGTGCCCTGCGTG tcCAAGCCCAGCCACTGTGAGAAGGCCACGGAGGAGACCAACGTGGTGACCCAGAAGCTCATCACCAACTCCGAGAGCGACCTGCAGCTCAGCTACGCCAAGCAGCGCCGCACCAAGAGCTCCGCCCTGCTCCACAAGGAGCTGGACGCGCGCAGCAACCGCGCCGTGCGCCAGTACCTGGTGAAGGTCAACCAGGCCATCGCCACGCTGTACGCCCGCCACGTGCTGGCCTCGCTGCTGGCCGACTGGCCCCAGGGCGCGGCGCTGAGCGAGGAGGCCCTGGAGCTGAGCGGCGCCTCGCACATGGCCTACATCCTGGACATGTTGatgcagctggaggagaagctgctctgggagagg ATCCTGCAGAAGGTGCTGAAGGGCTGCAGCCAGGGCATGCTGGGAAGCCTGTCGCTGACAGCCTGCCAGTTCATGGAGGAGCCGGGCATGGCCGTGCAGGTCCGCGAGTCCAAACACCCCTACGACAACAACACCAACTTTGAG GACAAGGTGCACATCCCTGGGGCCATCTACCTGTCCGTGAAGTTCGACTCGCGCTGCTACACGGAGGACGGCTGCGACGAGCTGGTCATGGCCAGCAGCAGCGACTTCCTCCAGGACCTCCACAACTTCAGCGGCTCTCCTCACAAGTGGTCCGACTTCGAGATCCCCG GGGACACCCTCCACTACAGATTCATCTCCGACATGAGCAACACCGAGTGGGGCTACAAGTTCACCGTGACCGGAGGCCACAGGGGCCGCTTCCAGACAG GTTTCGAGATCCTGAAACAGATGCTGGCCGACGACCAAGTCCTCGGGCATCTCCCGTTGGCCGATATCTGGGAGTGGCAGGTGGGCGTGGCCTGCCGCCAGACAGGAAACCAGCGTTTGAAAGCCATCCATTTGCTGCTGCGCCTTCTTCAGTGTCAGTCACAAAA gggctgTGAGCTGGCCCTGCTGAAGCCCCTGTGGCAGCTCTTCATGTCCATGGAGAGCGGTCTGAGCCAGGACCCCACCAGCATCACCGTGCTGCTGCCCCTCCACAGAGCCCTCACTGAGCTGTTCTTCATTGCCGAGGCCCGGGCAGTG GAGCAGGGCATCCTCCAGGAGTACCTGCAGGCCATGACCACCAACGAGCAGCTTGTCAACCACACTGTCCTG GCTCTGAAGAACATTGCAGCCATAAGCCTGGCTATCAGTTACCCCAATAAATCCACCACGCTGCTCAACATGTCTCCCTGA